A section of the Venturia canescens isolate UGA chromosome 11, ASM1945775v1, whole genome shotgun sequence genome encodes:
- the mEFTs gene encoding elongation factor Ts, mitochondrial isoform X3: protein MMICRSFHRFFHTNNVLWYSSSKSLLAKLRKKTGYTFSNCKKALELHNNDLAKAESWLKEQAQALGWSKAEKLQGRTTAQGLVAVMVEKNHGAVVEINCETDFVARNKQFIGLAETVIAAVLKKTMEIPGDQVINKSFLDSETVKMLPALDGKTLADHSALTIGSVAENIGIRRALCIKVHPDVKLAGCTHPAPANPLSMSFGKYGAILAYKSAKDDLLGTQLCQHIIGMNPQKIGQPEIDIPAQNADDETAMIYQEYLLDPSLTVQQVLIDSQAEILDFGRFEVGENIELGHELKSVETCG from the exons ATG ATGATTTGTCGAagttttcatcgtttctttcaCACAAACAATGTGCTTTGGTACTCCTCGAGCAAATCCCTGCTCGCAAAACTGCGGAAAAAGACTGGTTACACTTTTTCCAACTGCAAAAAAGCGTTGGAACTTCACAACAATGATCTTGCAAAG GCTGAATCCTGGCTGAAAGAACAGGCCCAAGCTCTCGGTTGGTCCAAGGCTGAAAAACTGCAAGGCAGAACAACGGCCCAAGGTCTTGTTGCTGTgatggtagaaaaaaatcatggcgCAGTGGTtgaaataaattgtgaaacAGATTTTGTCGCccgaaataaacaatttatagGCCTAGCCGAAACTGTAATCGCAGCAGTCTTgaagaaaaccatggaaattCCTGGCGACCAAGTAATCAACAAATCTTTCCTGGACTCAGAAACTGTTAAAATGTTGCCTGCTCTCGATGGGAAAACTCTGGCCGACCATTCTGCACTGACTATCGGCAGCGTTGCTGAAAACATCGGCATAAGAAGAGCTCTCTGCATCAAAGTTCATCCGGATGTGAAACTGGCTGGCTGCACTCATCCTGCTCCTGCCAACCCTCTTTCAATGTCTTTTGGCAAATACGGAGCTATTCTCGCTTACAAATCTGCGAAAGATGATCTCCTCGGCACTCAATTGTGCCAACATATTATCG GTATGAACCCACAGAAAATCGGTCAGCCGGAAATAGACATACCAGCTCAAAATGCGGACGACGAGACGGCGATGATTTACCAAGAATATTTGTTAGATCCGAGTTTAACGGTGCAGCAAGTGTTGATCGATTCGCAGGCAGAAATTCTCGATTTCGGGCGTTTCGAAGTCGGTGAAAATATCGAGCTTGGCCACGAGCTCAAAAGTGTCGAAACATGCGGATGA
- the mEFTs gene encoding elongation factor Ts, mitochondrial isoform X4, whose amino-acid sequence MICRSFHRFFHTNNVLWYSSSKSLLAKLRKKTGYTFSNCKKALELHNNDLAKAESWLKEQAQALGWSKAEKLQGRTTAQGLVAVMVEKNHGAVVEINCETDFVARNKQFIGLAETVIAAVLKKTMEIPGDQVINKSFLDSETVKMLPALDGKTLADHSALTIGSVAENIGIRRALCIKVHPDVKLAGCTHPAPANPLSMSFGKYGAILAYKSAKDDLLGTQLCQHIIGMNPQKIGQPEIDIPAQNADDETAMIYQEYLLDPSLTVQQVLIDSQAEILDFGRFEVGENIELGHELKSVETCG is encoded by the exons ATGATTTGTCGAagttttcatcgtttctttcaCACAAACAATGTGCTTTGGTACTCCTCGAGCAAATCCCTGCTCGCAAAACTGCGGAAAAAGACTGGTTACACTTTTTCCAACTGCAAAAAAGCGTTGGAACTTCACAACAATGATCTTGCAAAG GCTGAATCCTGGCTGAAAGAACAGGCCCAAGCTCTCGGTTGGTCCAAGGCTGAAAAACTGCAAGGCAGAACAACGGCCCAAGGTCTTGTTGCTGTgatggtagaaaaaaatcatggcgCAGTGGTtgaaataaattgtgaaacAGATTTTGTCGCccgaaataaacaatttatagGCCTAGCCGAAACTGTAATCGCAGCAGTCTTgaagaaaaccatggaaattCCTGGCGACCAAGTAATCAACAAATCTTTCCTGGACTCAGAAACTGTTAAAATGTTGCCTGCTCTCGATGGGAAAACTCTGGCCGACCATTCTGCACTGACTATCGGCAGCGTTGCTGAAAACATCGGCATAAGAAGAGCTCTCTGCATCAAAGTTCATCCGGATGTGAAACTGGCTGGCTGCACTCATCCTGCTCCTGCCAACCCTCTTTCAATGTCTTTTGGCAAATACGGAGCTATTCTCGCTTACAAATCTGCGAAAGATGATCTCCTCGGCACTCAATTGTGCCAACATATTATCG GTATGAACCCACAGAAAATCGGTCAGCCGGAAATAGACATACCAGCTCAAAATGCGGACGACGAGACGGCGATGATTTACCAAGAATATTTGTTAGATCCGAGTTTAACGGTGCAGCAAGTGTTGATCGATTCGCAGGCAGAAATTCTCGATTTCGGGCGTTTCGAAGTCGGTGAAAATATCGAGCTTGGCCACGAGCTCAAAAGTGTCGAAACATGCGGATGA
- the LOC122417891 gene encoding uncharacterized protein: MDWRNRDTDYTSVDDLQLEDSKNLLAKSRSDASIFNLGGCDVCTEETEIDYCDSDSKDFALAFDRLRLGVSDDSRDAPLSNFGDRGTQTCPCPDCTENSECREIKSREISSMKLVVQGPEILNYQGYQYTPDDIARYWKKDSRMWLWKSVRLARRKMAEAEAKTLPIDCGLKKEQSHIME; this comes from the exons ATGGATTGGCGGAATCGGGACACCGACTACACGAGCG TCGACGATTTGCAACTCGAAGACAGCAAAAATCTATTGGCAAAATCTCGAAGTGACGCGAGTATTTTTAACCTCGGAGGCTGCGATGTATGCACCGAAGAAACGGAG ATCGATTACTGCGACTCGGACTCGAAGGACTTTGCATTAGCCTTCGATCGCCTGAGATTGGGAGTTTCAGATGACTCGAGGGACGCACCTTTGTCGAATTTCGGTGATCGTGGAACACAAACGTGTCCCTGTCCCGATTGCACAGAAAATAGTGAATGTCGAGAGATCAAAAGcagagaaatttcttccatgAAACTCGTCGTCCAAGGGCCTGAAATTCTGAATTACCaa GGGTATCAATACACTCCGGACGACATAGCACGTTATTGGAAAAAAGATTCGCGCATGTGGTTATGGAAGTCAGTGCGATTGGCTCGAAGAAAAATGGCAGAGGCCGAGGCAAAGACGTTGCCGATCGATTGTGGTCTCAAAAAGGAGCAAAGCCACATTatggagtag
- the qua gene encoding villin-1 isoform X3: protein MGFSKRDDRSSCSDDSGSDVFRSVPRNRTAFLVWKIEGLRAVSVPRNKMGIFLSESAYIIYAVSSKDGPLPYPGVPVKEVKPNNSVRAIHFWIGSSCDSTISGGAALRAAELDSQVSASVLSRESEGRETARLSSYFRREFVVERNHFESPSCTLHRVTGLSFPVLTELEGVEWSNFASRDVILLDTKAGGVLFLWLGSSSSELHKRHGATVVESRRENNNYRVVVVEDGYEKTIGKEDRKLFESYLEPGSRSVLPEVGKVEIFPSPIKLYKCCEHSGKYKVAEIKSGPIFRRDLTSDSVYLLDRGEAGVWAWVGRQVDAREQLEAVRNARGFVKKKGYSPGVPVARALEGEEPSEMKTLIKLWDTTRNRPLTLPANFEPDYMTERPRMAAECQLLDDGSGDKTLWRICPKNGLLETEDRGIYYAGVCYVMCYKYGQGRRRRTVIYCWEGAHSSGIDRETALEAACRLAEETDAQLVKASQGREPPHLLQIYGGKLRILAGQHQDFPPKKYLVRVFGSTPYTSKALERPLRSSSLDSGGVFILFSTSPYVWCGGRSTGDAREASRRLAPSTAPLVAEGKEHDDFWQQIGGRGNYGTESKEDEEESQRHLYECRVTDGTFNGEEILGFTQSSLLPESSWILDAGRVVWIWLGKNSSMKTYRECVDAGTKFLYGHPAGRDRNTEISVIKQSHEPPTFIGLFENWNHNNLRDYRSFEAFRRSFDDQRNHDNLLPQMKAKISNFDSHLKYPLRILKNEPENLPPGVDVSRKEIHLTYDDFVATFKMNPDEFDKLPEWRRQRLKQAAGLF from the exons ATGGGATTTTCTAAAAGG GACGATAGAAGCTCGTGCTCCGATGACTCTGGCAGCGATGTCTTCAGAAGCGTGCCTAGAAACCGAACTGCCTTTCTCGTATGGAAAATCGAG GGACTCCGAGCCGTCAGCGTGCCCAGAAACAAAATGGGCATTTTTCTGTCCGAATCGGCTTACATAATCTACGCCGTGTCTTCGAAAGACGGGCCGCTTCCGTATCCTGGTGTACCG GTGAAGGAAGTCAAGCCGAACAACTCCGTCCGGGCGATTCACTTTTGGATCGGCTCGTCGTGCGACTCGACCATTTCCGGTGGCGCTGCGCTGCGAGCAGCGGAGTTGGATTCGCAGGTGTCCGCGAGCGTATTGTCGCGAGAGTCGGAGGGTCGGGAAACGGCCCGTTTGTCGTCGTACTTCCGGCGCGAATTCGTCGTCGAGAGAAACCATTTTGAGAGCCCGAGTTGCACGCTGCACCGGGTGACGGGGCTGTCGTTCCCGGTGCTGACGGAGCTGGAGGGCGTCGAGTGGAGCAACTTCGCGTCCCGCGACGTCATCCTGCTGGACACGAAGGCGGGGGGAGTGTTGTTTCTTTGGCTGGGATCGTCCTCGAGCGAATTGCACAAACGGCACGGGGCGACGGTCGTGGAATCGCGGAGGGAGAACAACAACTACCGGGTGGTCGTGGTCGAGGACGGTTACGAGAAAACGATCGGGAAAGAGGACCGAAAGCTCTTCGAGTCCTACCTGGAGCCCGGCTCGAGGTCCGTCTTGCCGGAGGTCGGTAAAGTAGAAATATTCCCCAGTCCAATAAAGCTGTACAAGTGCTGCGAACACTCGGGGAAGTACAAAGTCGCGGAGATTAAATCCGGACCGATATTTCGACGAGATTTGACCTCCGATTCCGTGTACCTCCTGGACCGCGGGGAAGCCGGGGTCTGGGCGTGGGTCGGCCGCCAAGTCGACGCCCGGGAGCAGCTCGAAGCGGTCAGGAACGCCAGAGGCTTcgtcaagaaaaaaggatACTCTCCCGGCGTGCCAGTCGCCAGGGCACTCGAAGGAGAGGAACCCAGCGAGATGAAAACACTCATCAAGCTCTGGGACACCACGAGAAACCGACCACTCACCCTCCCCGCTAACTTCGAGCCTGACTACATGACCGAGAGACCCAGAATGGCCGCCGAATGCCAGTTGCTCGACGACGGCAGTGGCGACAAAACTCTCTGGAGAATCTGCCCCAAAAATGGCCTTCTCGAGACCGAGGATCGTGGCATTTACTACGCAGGGGTCTGCTACGTCATGTGCTACAAATACGGACAGGGCAGACGAAGAAGAACCGTC ATCTACTGCTGGGAGGGAGCTCATTCTTCTGGGATCGACAGAGAGACAGCTCTGGAAGCAGCCTGTCGGCTTGCCGAAGAAACCGATGCACAGCTCGTGAAAGCTTCGCAGGGCAGGGAGCCACCTCATTTGTTGCAAATCTACGGCGGAAAGTTGAGGATTCTTGCCGGACAGCATCAAGACTTTC cACCGAAGAAATATCTCGTTCGAGTTTTCGGCTCGACCCCCTACACCTCCAAGGCCTTGGAACGTCCCCTGAGATCGAGCAGCCTCGATTCCGGTGGTGTTTTCATCCTCTTCTCTACGTCCCCCTACGTTTGGTGCGGGGGAAGAAGCACCGGAGATGCGAGAGAGGCCTCGAGACGACTGGCTCCAAGCACCGCTCCTCTCGTCGCCGAGGGCAAGGAACACGATGACTTTTGGCAACAAATCGGTG GTCGCGGTAATTACGGCACAGAGTCGAAAGAGGATGAGGAGGAATCGCAGAGGCATTTGTACGAGTGTCGAGTAACGGATGGGACGTTCAACGGGGAGGAAATACTGGGATTTACGCAGAGCAGTTTGTTGCCAGAATCCTCGTGGATTCTGGACGCTGGACGAGTCGTTTGGATTTggctgggaaaaaattcgtcgaTGAAAACGTACCGGGAGTGCGTGGATGCCGGTACGAAATTTCTGTACGGTCACCCGGCGGGACGCGATCGAAACACGGAAATTTCTGTGATAAAACAGTCCCACGAGCCCCCGACCTTTATCGGCCTCTTCGAGAACTGGAATCACAACAACTTGCGAGATTATCGTTCGTTCGAGGCCTTCAGACGATCCTTCGACGACCAACGAAACCACGACAATTTGCTTCCTCAAATGAAAGCCAAAATCTCTAATTTCGATTCCCACCTCAAATATCCGCTGAGAATCCTCAAAAATGAGCCGGAAAACTTGCCCCCTGGGGTCGACGTATCCAGGAAAGAAATTCATCTGACTTACGATGATTTTGTTGCCACTTTCAAAATGAATCCCGATGAATTTGACAAACTGCCCGAATGGCGACGACAGAGGCTCAAACAAGCTGCTGGACTTTTCTAA
- the qua gene encoding villin-1 isoform X2 yields the protein MIFEILGKDDRSSCSDDSGSDVFRSVPRNRTAFLVWKIEGLRAVSVPRNKMGIFLSESAYIIYAVSSKDGPLPYPGVPVKEVKPNNSVRAIHFWIGSSCDSTISGGAALRAAELDSQVSASVLSRESEGRETARLSSYFRREFVVERNHFESPSCTLHRVTGLSFPVLTELEGVEWSNFASRDVILLDTKAGGVLFLWLGSSSSELHKRHGATVVESRRENNNYRVVVVEDGYEKTIGKEDRKLFESYLEPGSRSVLPEVGKVEIFPSPIKLYKCCEHSGKYKVAEIKSGPIFRRDLTSDSVYLLDRGEAGVWAWVGRQVDAREQLEAVRNARGFVKKKGYSPGVPVARALEGEEPSEMKTLIKLWDTTRNRPLTLPANFEPDYMTERPRMAAECQLLDDGSGDKTLWRICPKNGLLETEDRGIYYAGVCYVMCYKYGQGRRRRTVIYCWEGAHSSGIDRETALEAACRLAEETDAQLVKASQGREPPHLLQIYGGKLRILAGQHQDFPPKKYLVRVFGSTPYTSKALERPLRSSSLDSGGVFILFSTSPYVWCGGRSTGDAREASRRLAPSTAPLVAEGKEHDDFWQQIGGRGNYGTESKEDEEESQRHLYECRVTDGTFNGEEILGFTQSSLLPESSWILDAGRVVWIWLGKNSSMKTYRECVDAGTKFLYGHPAGRDRNTEISVIKQSHEPPTFIGLFENWNHNNLRDYRSFEAFRRSFDDQRNHDNLLPQMKAKISNFDSHLKYPLRILKNEPENLPPGVDVSRKEIHLTYDDFVATFKMNPDEFDKLPEWRRQRLKQAAGLF from the exons ATGATCTTCGAAATCTTGGGAAAG GACGATAGAAGCTCGTGCTCCGATGACTCTGGCAGCGATGTCTTCAGAAGCGTGCCTAGAAACCGAACTGCCTTTCTCGTATGGAAAATCGAG GGACTCCGAGCCGTCAGCGTGCCCAGAAACAAAATGGGCATTTTTCTGTCCGAATCGGCTTACATAATCTACGCCGTGTCTTCGAAAGACGGGCCGCTTCCGTATCCTGGTGTACCG GTGAAGGAAGTCAAGCCGAACAACTCCGTCCGGGCGATTCACTTTTGGATCGGCTCGTCGTGCGACTCGACCATTTCCGGTGGCGCTGCGCTGCGAGCAGCGGAGTTGGATTCGCAGGTGTCCGCGAGCGTATTGTCGCGAGAGTCGGAGGGTCGGGAAACGGCCCGTTTGTCGTCGTACTTCCGGCGCGAATTCGTCGTCGAGAGAAACCATTTTGAGAGCCCGAGTTGCACGCTGCACCGGGTGACGGGGCTGTCGTTCCCGGTGCTGACGGAGCTGGAGGGCGTCGAGTGGAGCAACTTCGCGTCCCGCGACGTCATCCTGCTGGACACGAAGGCGGGGGGAGTGTTGTTTCTTTGGCTGGGATCGTCCTCGAGCGAATTGCACAAACGGCACGGGGCGACGGTCGTGGAATCGCGGAGGGAGAACAACAACTACCGGGTGGTCGTGGTCGAGGACGGTTACGAGAAAACGATCGGGAAAGAGGACCGAAAGCTCTTCGAGTCCTACCTGGAGCCCGGCTCGAGGTCCGTCTTGCCGGAGGTCGGTAAAGTAGAAATATTCCCCAGTCCAATAAAGCTGTACAAGTGCTGCGAACACTCGGGGAAGTACAAAGTCGCGGAGATTAAATCCGGACCGATATTTCGACGAGATTTGACCTCCGATTCCGTGTACCTCCTGGACCGCGGGGAAGCCGGGGTCTGGGCGTGGGTCGGCCGCCAAGTCGACGCCCGGGAGCAGCTCGAAGCGGTCAGGAACGCCAGAGGCTTcgtcaagaaaaaaggatACTCTCCCGGCGTGCCAGTCGCCAGGGCACTCGAAGGAGAGGAACCCAGCGAGATGAAAACACTCATCAAGCTCTGGGACACCACGAGAAACCGACCACTCACCCTCCCCGCTAACTTCGAGCCTGACTACATGACCGAGAGACCCAGAATGGCCGCCGAATGCCAGTTGCTCGACGACGGCAGTGGCGACAAAACTCTCTGGAGAATCTGCCCCAAAAATGGCCTTCTCGAGACCGAGGATCGTGGCATTTACTACGCAGGGGTCTGCTACGTCATGTGCTACAAATACGGACAGGGCAGACGAAGAAGAACCGTC ATCTACTGCTGGGAGGGAGCTCATTCTTCTGGGATCGACAGAGAGACAGCTCTGGAAGCAGCCTGTCGGCTTGCCGAAGAAACCGATGCACAGCTCGTGAAAGCTTCGCAGGGCAGGGAGCCACCTCATTTGTTGCAAATCTACGGCGGAAAGTTGAGGATTCTTGCCGGACAGCATCAAGACTTTC cACCGAAGAAATATCTCGTTCGAGTTTTCGGCTCGACCCCCTACACCTCCAAGGCCTTGGAACGTCCCCTGAGATCGAGCAGCCTCGATTCCGGTGGTGTTTTCATCCTCTTCTCTACGTCCCCCTACGTTTGGTGCGGGGGAAGAAGCACCGGAGATGCGAGAGAGGCCTCGAGACGACTGGCTCCAAGCACCGCTCCTCTCGTCGCCGAGGGCAAGGAACACGATGACTTTTGGCAACAAATCGGTG GTCGCGGTAATTACGGCACAGAGTCGAAAGAGGATGAGGAGGAATCGCAGAGGCATTTGTACGAGTGTCGAGTAACGGATGGGACGTTCAACGGGGAGGAAATACTGGGATTTACGCAGAGCAGTTTGTTGCCAGAATCCTCGTGGATTCTGGACGCTGGACGAGTCGTTTGGATTTggctgggaaaaaattcgtcgaTGAAAACGTACCGGGAGTGCGTGGATGCCGGTACGAAATTTCTGTACGGTCACCCGGCGGGACGCGATCGAAACACGGAAATTTCTGTGATAAAACAGTCCCACGAGCCCCCGACCTTTATCGGCCTCTTCGAGAACTGGAATCACAACAACTTGCGAGATTATCGTTCGTTCGAGGCCTTCAGACGATCCTTCGACGACCAACGAAACCACGACAATTTGCTTCCTCAAATGAAAGCCAAAATCTCTAATTTCGATTCCCACCTCAAATATCCGCTGAGAATCCTCAAAAATGAGCCGGAAAACTTGCCCCCTGGGGTCGACGTATCCAGGAAAGAAATTCATCTGACTTACGATGATTTTGTTGCCACTTTCAAAATGAATCCCGATGAATTTGACAAACTGCCCGAATGGCGACGACAGAGGCTCAAACAAGCTGCTGGACTTTTCTAA
- the qua gene encoding villin-1 isoform X1: protein MSPIFCLFMTRFSTPFFQDDRSSCSDDSGSDVFRSVPRNRTAFLVWKIEGLRAVSVPRNKMGIFLSESAYIIYAVSSKDGPLPYPGVPVKEVKPNNSVRAIHFWIGSSCDSTISGGAALRAAELDSQVSASVLSRESEGRETARLSSYFRREFVVERNHFESPSCTLHRVTGLSFPVLTELEGVEWSNFASRDVILLDTKAGGVLFLWLGSSSSELHKRHGATVVESRRENNNYRVVVVEDGYEKTIGKEDRKLFESYLEPGSRSVLPEVGKVEIFPSPIKLYKCCEHSGKYKVAEIKSGPIFRRDLTSDSVYLLDRGEAGVWAWVGRQVDAREQLEAVRNARGFVKKKGYSPGVPVARALEGEEPSEMKTLIKLWDTTRNRPLTLPANFEPDYMTERPRMAAECQLLDDGSGDKTLWRICPKNGLLETEDRGIYYAGVCYVMCYKYGQGRRRRTVIYCWEGAHSSGIDRETALEAACRLAEETDAQLVKASQGREPPHLLQIYGGKLRILAGQHQDFPPKKYLVRVFGSTPYTSKALERPLRSSSLDSGGVFILFSTSPYVWCGGRSTGDAREASRRLAPSTAPLVAEGKEHDDFWQQIGGRGNYGTESKEDEEESQRHLYECRVTDGTFNGEEILGFTQSSLLPESSWILDAGRVVWIWLGKNSSMKTYRECVDAGTKFLYGHPAGRDRNTEISVIKQSHEPPTFIGLFENWNHNNLRDYRSFEAFRRSFDDQRNHDNLLPQMKAKISNFDSHLKYPLRILKNEPENLPPGVDVSRKEIHLTYDDFVATFKMNPDEFDKLPEWRRQRLKQAAGLF, encoded by the exons ATGAGCCCGATTTTTTGCCTCTTTATGACTCGCTTCTCGACCCCTTTTTTCCAGGACGATAGAAGCTCGTGCTCCGATGACTCTGGCAGCGATGTCTTCAGAAGCGTGCCTAGAAACCGAACTGCCTTTCTCGTATGGAAAATCGAG GGACTCCGAGCCGTCAGCGTGCCCAGAAACAAAATGGGCATTTTTCTGTCCGAATCGGCTTACATAATCTACGCCGTGTCTTCGAAAGACGGGCCGCTTCCGTATCCTGGTGTACCG GTGAAGGAAGTCAAGCCGAACAACTCCGTCCGGGCGATTCACTTTTGGATCGGCTCGTCGTGCGACTCGACCATTTCCGGTGGCGCTGCGCTGCGAGCAGCGGAGTTGGATTCGCAGGTGTCCGCGAGCGTATTGTCGCGAGAGTCGGAGGGTCGGGAAACGGCCCGTTTGTCGTCGTACTTCCGGCGCGAATTCGTCGTCGAGAGAAACCATTTTGAGAGCCCGAGTTGCACGCTGCACCGGGTGACGGGGCTGTCGTTCCCGGTGCTGACGGAGCTGGAGGGCGTCGAGTGGAGCAACTTCGCGTCCCGCGACGTCATCCTGCTGGACACGAAGGCGGGGGGAGTGTTGTTTCTTTGGCTGGGATCGTCCTCGAGCGAATTGCACAAACGGCACGGGGCGACGGTCGTGGAATCGCGGAGGGAGAACAACAACTACCGGGTGGTCGTGGTCGAGGACGGTTACGAGAAAACGATCGGGAAAGAGGACCGAAAGCTCTTCGAGTCCTACCTGGAGCCCGGCTCGAGGTCCGTCTTGCCGGAGGTCGGTAAAGTAGAAATATTCCCCAGTCCAATAAAGCTGTACAAGTGCTGCGAACACTCGGGGAAGTACAAAGTCGCGGAGATTAAATCCGGACCGATATTTCGACGAGATTTGACCTCCGATTCCGTGTACCTCCTGGACCGCGGGGAAGCCGGGGTCTGGGCGTGGGTCGGCCGCCAAGTCGACGCCCGGGAGCAGCTCGAAGCGGTCAGGAACGCCAGAGGCTTcgtcaagaaaaaaggatACTCTCCCGGCGTGCCAGTCGCCAGGGCACTCGAAGGAGAGGAACCCAGCGAGATGAAAACACTCATCAAGCTCTGGGACACCACGAGAAACCGACCACTCACCCTCCCCGCTAACTTCGAGCCTGACTACATGACCGAGAGACCCAGAATGGCCGCCGAATGCCAGTTGCTCGACGACGGCAGTGGCGACAAAACTCTCTGGAGAATCTGCCCCAAAAATGGCCTTCTCGAGACCGAGGATCGTGGCATTTACTACGCAGGGGTCTGCTACGTCATGTGCTACAAATACGGACAGGGCAGACGAAGAAGAACCGTC ATCTACTGCTGGGAGGGAGCTCATTCTTCTGGGATCGACAGAGAGACAGCTCTGGAAGCAGCCTGTCGGCTTGCCGAAGAAACCGATGCACAGCTCGTGAAAGCTTCGCAGGGCAGGGAGCCACCTCATTTGTTGCAAATCTACGGCGGAAAGTTGAGGATTCTTGCCGGACAGCATCAAGACTTTC cACCGAAGAAATATCTCGTTCGAGTTTTCGGCTCGACCCCCTACACCTCCAAGGCCTTGGAACGTCCCCTGAGATCGAGCAGCCTCGATTCCGGTGGTGTTTTCATCCTCTTCTCTACGTCCCCCTACGTTTGGTGCGGGGGAAGAAGCACCGGAGATGCGAGAGAGGCCTCGAGACGACTGGCTCCAAGCACCGCTCCTCTCGTCGCCGAGGGCAAGGAACACGATGACTTTTGGCAACAAATCGGTG GTCGCGGTAATTACGGCACAGAGTCGAAAGAGGATGAGGAGGAATCGCAGAGGCATTTGTACGAGTGTCGAGTAACGGATGGGACGTTCAACGGGGAGGAAATACTGGGATTTACGCAGAGCAGTTTGTTGCCAGAATCCTCGTGGATTCTGGACGCTGGACGAGTCGTTTGGATTTggctgggaaaaaattcgtcgaTGAAAACGTACCGGGAGTGCGTGGATGCCGGTACGAAATTTCTGTACGGTCACCCGGCGGGACGCGATCGAAACACGGAAATTTCTGTGATAAAACAGTCCCACGAGCCCCCGACCTTTATCGGCCTCTTCGAGAACTGGAATCACAACAACTTGCGAGATTATCGTTCGTTCGAGGCCTTCAGACGATCCTTCGACGACCAACGAAACCACGACAATTTGCTTCCTCAAATGAAAGCCAAAATCTCTAATTTCGATTCCCACCTCAAATATCCGCTGAGAATCCTCAAAAATGAGCCGGAAAACTTGCCCCCTGGGGTCGACGTATCCAGGAAAGAAATTCATCTGACTTACGATGATTTTGTTGCCACTTTCAAAATGAATCCCGATGAATTTGACAAACTGCCCGAATGGCGACGACAGAGGCTCAAACAAGCTGCTGGACTTTTCTAA
- the Prosbeta2 gene encoding proteasome subunit beta type-7 gives MSSLLVPEIPAPGFSFDLCQRNDLLAKKGFPAPKAQKTGTTIVGIIYKDGVILGADTRATEDTIVSDKNCSKIHFLAPNIYCCGAGTAADTEMTTQMIASQLELHRLNTGRVVPVSTANMMLKQLLFRHQGHIGAALIVGGTDINGSHLYSIFPHGSSEKFHYTTMGSGSLAAMAVFESRWKPNMTEEEGKCLVADAIRAGVFNDLGSGSNVDLCVIRKTEIRGVDFDTRAVDYLRPYDEANVKGKRLGSYRYNRGTTAVLTKEVRPIIVEEETVRKIELESMDTSS, from the exons ATGAGTTCGCTTCTAGTGCCGGAAATTCCAGCGCCTGGATTTTCTTTCGACCTTTGTCAAAG AAATGACTTGCTCGCCAAAAAAGGATTCCCCGCACCGAAAGCTCAAAAAACTGGTACAACAATTGTTGGCATAATCTACAAGGACGGAGTAATTTTAGGTGCTGATACAAGAGCTACAGAGGATACTATCGTTTCTGACAAGAATTGTAGCAAAATCCACTTTCTCGCTCCCAATATTTA TTGCTGCGGAGCTGGTACAGCAGCCGATACAGAAATGACGACACAAATGATTGCGAGCCAACTGGAACTCCATCGCTTGAATACCGGACGCGTCGTTCCTGTTTCAACGGCCAATATGATGCTGAAACAATTGCTGTTCCGTCATCAAGGACACATCGGAGCTGCTCTGATCGTCGGAGGCACCGATATCAACGGGTCTCATCTCTATTCCATTTTTCCGCACGGTTCCTCAGAGAAATTCCATTACACGACGATGGGCTCTGGTTCCCTTGCAGCTATGGCAGTTTTTGAAAGCAGATGGAAACCCAACATGACC GAGGAAGAAGGCAAGTGTTTGGTGGCGGATGCGATCCGTGCTGGTGTATTCAACGATCTTGGTTCCGGTTCAAACGTCGATCTTTGCGTAATTCGAAAAACAGAAATTCGTGGAGTCGATTTCGACACGCGAGCGGTCGATTATCTGCGTCCTTACGACGAAGCGAATGTCAAGGGAAAAAGGTTGGGTTCTTATCGTTACAATCGTGGCACGACGGCTGTTCTTACGAAAGAAGTGCGTCCAATAATCGTCGAGGAGGAGACGGTTCGTAAAATCGAACTGGAGTCGATGGACACGTCGTCGTAA